Within the Hypericibacter adhaerens genome, the region TCGAAACGCTGCATCTGGCCAGCGTGATCGCGGCCGCGCAGAACGATGTCGAGACGGCCGTCGCCATGGCGCGCCGCGTCATCGCGATCGATCCGCACCATAACGAGGCGCAGCACAATCTGGGATCGCTGCTCGCGACCCAGGGCCGGCTGGCGGAAGCTCTGCCGTTCCTGGAGCGGGCCGCCGCCCGCGACCCGTTCGGCCCCACCACCATCGTCAATTTCGCCTCCGCCCTGCGCGAGCTCGGCCGCCATGAGGAGGCGATCACGGCCCTCGACCGCCTGCTGCACCGCACGCCCGATCATGCGGAGGCGCTGCGTCAGAAGGGGCTGGCTCTGATGGCGCTCTCCCGCGTGCCTTCGGCGGTGGCCCTGTTCCAGCGCTCGGCCGAGATCGAGCCGCGCGCGCAGACCTTCAACGATCTCGCCGGCGCGCTCTGGCTCAAGGGCGAGCTGACCAACGCGCTGGCCGCCGCCCGCGAGGCGCAGCGGCTCGAGCCCCATAACGAGATGATCGCGGCCCGGCTGCTGCAGCAGCTGAGCCAGGCCTGCGACTGGCGCGAGACCCCGGCCCTGCTCCGGCAGGTCCGGCGGCAGCGCGCGAACGCGCTGGCCCTGAACCGGCCGCTCTACGAGACGCCCCTCTCCATGGTCGGCTATGACGACGACCCGGGCGCCAATCTGCGCATCGCGGCGCTCCATGCGCGCGCGGCCGAGCGCCGGGCGGGAACGCCCCTGGTTCTCAGCCGCGGCCCGCGCCGCGAGGGGCCGATCACCGTCGGCTATCTGTCGCGGGATTTCCGCGAGCATGCGGTGGCGCAGCTCATGGTCCGCTGCCTCGAGCGCCATGACCGGCAGGCGGTGCGCGTCCATGCCTATGCCTACGGATCGCCCGACGACAGCGCGATGCGCCAGCGCGTTCGCGCGGCGGCCGACAGCTTCGTCGATCTGGGCGCGCTGGATCATCGCCGCGCGGCGGAGCGGATCGCCGCCGACGAGGTCGACATCCTGGTCGAGCTCACCGGCCATACCTCCGGGACGCGGCTCGAGATCGCGGCGCTGCGCCCGGCGCCGATCCAGGTCGCCTGGCTCGGATTCCCCGGCACGATCGGCAGCCGCTATCACGATTACATCCTGGCCGACCGCACCGTGGCGCCGCCCGCCGATGCCCGCTATTTCAGCGAACGGCTGGTCTGGCTGCCGGACAGCTATCAGCCCAACGACGAGACGCGGACCATCGCCGCGGAGCCCGCTTCGCGCCGCGAGGTCGGCCTGCCGGACGATGCCTTCGTCTTCTGCTCCTTCAACCAGGGATACAAGATCGAGCCCGTCATGTTCGGGCTCTGGATGGAGCTCCTGAAGACGCTGCCGCAGGCTGTGCTCTGGCTCTGGCGCCCGAACGACATGAGCGACGAGAACCTCCGGCGCGAGGCGGCCGAGCGCGGCGTCGATCCCGCCCGGCTCCATTTCGGCCTGCGCCTGCCCAAGGAGCAGCATCTGCGCCGGCTGCAGCTCGCCGACCTGGCGCTCGACACGCGCATCTATAACGGCCACACCACCACCAGCGACGCGCTCTGGGCGGGCCTCCCGGTGGTGGCGCTCGAGGGCCGCCATTTCGCGAGCCGCGTCTCGGCCAGCCTCCTGCGCGCCATCGGCCTGCCGGAGCTGGTGGCCGGCAGCCTCGACGCCTATCGCGACCTGGCGCTGGAGCTCGCGCGGCATCCTCGCAAGCTCGCGGCGCTGCGCGCCCGGCTCGCGGCCAACCGCACCGCCGCGCCGCTCTTCGACAGCGCCCGCTTCGCGCGCGGTCTCGAAGCGGCCTATAGCGCGATGATGTCGCGCCTGCGCGTGGGCTTCCCGCCGGCGGCGACCGCCATCCGTTTCGAGAGCGACGGGCGGACCGTGGCGACCTATGACGAGCTGGCCTTGCCCGCCCGGACGGCCGACGCGCTCGATCATATCGCCAGGGCCGCCGCGCATTATCAGTCGCGGCGCTACGATCAGGCCCTCGTCGCCCTCGACCGGGCGCTGTTCGACGATGCGAGCTTCCTCGAGGCGCGGATCCAGAAGGGCGTGATTCTGGCGGCGAAGGGCGACCGCGCCGGCGCGCTGAAGAGCTTCGAGGCCGTGCGTGCCGAGCAGCCGGACCATCCGCTGCTGGCCTCGCGCCTCGGAAGCCTTCTGATCGATCTCGAACGCCATGACGAGGCGCAGCGCCTGCTCGATGCGGCGCTGGCGGCCGACCCCGAGGATCTGGATGCACTCGCGGAGCGGTCGCGCCTCTCGCGCCAGAACGGACGCCTGGCGGAGGCGCTCGCCTTCGCCGATCGCGCCCTGGCGCTGCAGCCCTTCCACGCCGCCGCGCTGACCGCGCGCGGCGATGCGCTGATGGCGCTAGGGCGCGCCGAAGAAGGGGCGGTGGCGCTTCAGACCGCGATCGCGCGCGATCCCAACACGCGCCACGCCCATCGGCTGCTCGGCAATCTCGCGCGGGCGCAGAAGAACCTGCCGCAGGCGGTCGAGTACTACCGGCGCGCCATCGCGATCGATCCGCTGGACGAGGTCGCGACCGCCAATTGCGCGCTGGAGCTGGGCTATCTGGGCGACTGGGCGCGGCTCGAGGAGATCAAGCCGCGCCTCAAGGCCCTGGCGAGCCGCGCGCTGGCGAACGGACGGCAACCGGGGATCACGCCCTTCGCGGTGCTGGCTTTCGTCGAGGAGCCCGAGATCTGCACCGCGGTCGCGC harbors:
- a CDS encoding O-linked N-acetylglucosamine transferase, SPINDLY family protein; this translates as MAEAGPSDKPAAAASPTLAAAVAAFQAGRRSEAKALCEAILARAPDDVETLHLASVIAAAQNDVETAVAMARRVIAIDPHHNEAQHNLGSLLATQGRLAEALPFLERAAARDPFGPTTIVNFASALRELGRHEEAITALDRLLHRTPDHAEALRQKGLALMALSRVPSAVALFQRSAEIEPRAQTFNDLAGALWLKGELTNALAAAREAQRLEPHNEMIAARLLQQLSQACDWRETPALLRQVRRQRANALALNRPLYETPLSMVGYDDDPGANLRIAALHARAAERRAGTPLVLSRGPRREGPITVGYLSRDFREHAVAQLMVRCLERHDRQAVRVHAYAYGSPDDSAMRQRVRAAADSFVDLGALDHRRAAERIAADEVDILVELTGHTSGTRLEIAALRPAPIQVAWLGFPGTIGSRYHDYILADRTVAPPADARYFSERLVWLPDSYQPNDETRTIAAEPASRREVGLPDDAFVFCSFNQGYKIEPVMFGLWMELLKTLPQAVLWLWRPNDMSDENLRREAAERGVDPARLHFGLRLPKEQHLRRLQLADLALDTRIYNGHTTTSDALWAGLPVVALEGRHFASRVSASLLRAIGLPELVAGSLDAYRDLALELARHPRKLAALRARLAANRTAAPLFDSARFARGLEAAYSAMMSRLRVGFPPAATAIRFESDGRTVATYDELALPARTADALDHIARAAAHYQSRRYDQALVALDRALFDDASFLEARIQKGVILAAKGDRAGALKSFEAVRAEQPDHPLLASRLGSLLIDLERHDEAQRLLDAALAADPEDLDALAERSRLSRQNGRLAEALAFADRALALQPFHAAALTARGDALMALGRAEEGAVALQTAIARDPNTRHAHRLLGNLARAQKNLPQAVEYYRRAIAIDPLDEVATANCALELGYLGDWARLEEIKPRLKALASRALANGRQPGITPFAVLAFVEEPEICTAVARAWAEAMERRMAPYRQTYPSVPRPSPEGRLRIGYLSGDFSAHATMQLMRGLMRRHDRRAIEVFAYATNPSDNSDYRRAAEREPDHFRDLSALDPGRAAQAIAGDCIDILVDLKGWTNGARLEIPALRPAPLQATWLGFPGSTGARFFDYVLGDAIVTPPEAQSYFTEQIVRLPGSYQVNDRDRPIWPEPTSRAAEGLPENALVLASFNQGYKIEPVMFGLWMELLQALPQAVLWLWRGNDGIEPNLKKEAALRGVDPARLIFAGRATTQRHLRRIGLADLALDPRIVNGHTTTSDALWAGLPVVTLKGAYFPARVSASLLQAVGLPELVAESLGHYREIVLRYGRDPAALAGLKAKLAANRLTAPLFDTDRFARKLEAAYRAMWRRHCAGLAPAPIDVPEP